In a genomic window of Taeniopygia guttata chromosome 11, bTaeGut7.mat, whole genome shotgun sequence:
- the SLC9A5 gene encoding sodium/hydrogen exchanger 5 isoform X1 produces the protein MQPPAASAGPAAPAGAELLRWQWREVQAPCLVAAWILVASLAKIVFHLSRKVTSVVPESCLLILLGLGLGGIVLAVAKKAEYQLEPNMFFLFLLPPIVLDSGYFMPSRLFFDNIGAILTYAVVGTLWNSFATGTALWGLHRAGLMDPGVEAGLMDFLLFGSLISAVDPVAVLAVFEEVHVNETLFIIVFGESLLNDAVTVVLYKVFNSFVELGPAHIHATDYVKGVASFFLVSLGGTAVGLLFAFLLALITRFTKRVRIIEPLFVFLLAYVAYLAAEMVSLSAILAVTFCGICCKKYVEANISQKSRTTVKYTMKTLASSSETIIFMFLGISAVDTSKWTWDTALVLGTLFFILLFRAVGVVLQTYVLNRFRLIPLDRIDQVVMSYGGLRGAVAFALVILLDREKVKAKDYFVATTIVVVFFTVIVQGLTIKPLVTWLKVKRSDHHKPTLNEELHEHAFDHILAAVEDIVGHHGYHYWRDKWEQFDKKYLSQLLMRKSAYRLRDEIWDVYYKLNIRDAISFVDQGGHVHSAAKLALPSMPSRTSMSESSVTNLLRESGSGACLDLQVIDTVRSRRDKEDAAMHHVLRGSLYKPRRRYKASYSRHFISPDKQERQDKEIFRQNMKRRLETFKSTKHNVCSSKSKARLKEKGRKKKNISLTKETLNGKTHRNVPWQDAAPVLVMVSSEEEESDSSETEKEDDEGIVFVARATDEVLQGKTTPGSLDVCPSPCIIPPSPTLAEKELPWKGDQADLAVYVSSETTKIVPVDMQKAWNQSISSLESIASPPGIESGHQHRRFACPVLEEQPQSASQAMPEQSSCFQFPSHVSKSGRSQSDSSPDGPEQQELQPLMATEEQGRMPPSAEPRWLMFNRASHL, from the exons aTGCAGCCCCCGGCGGCctccgccggccccgccgccccggcgggagctgagctgctgcgGTGGCAGTGGCGGGAGGTGCAGGCGCCCTGCCTGGTGGCCGCCTGGATCCTGGTAGCCAGCCTGGCCAAGATCG TTTTCCACCTGTCAAGGAAGGTGACATCCGTTGTCCCGGAGAGCTGCCTTCtcatcctgctggggctgggcctGGGGGGCATCGTGTTGGCCGTGGCAAAGAAAGCCGAGTACCAGCTGGAGCCCAACatgttcttcctcttccttctgccCCCCATCGTCCTGGACTCGGGGTACTTCATGCCCAGCCGGCTGTTCTTCGACAACATCGGTGCCATCCTCACCTACGCCGTGGTGGGCACGCTCTGGAACTCCTTCGCCACCGGCACCGCGCTCTGGGGACTGCACCGGGCCGGGCTCATGG ATCCAGGTGTTGAAGCTGGGCTGATGGATTTCCTGCTCTTTGGCAGCCTGATTTCAGCTGTGGACCCTGTGGCAGTCCTGGCTGTCTTTGAAGAGGTCCATGTTAACGAGACCCTCTTCATCATTGTGTTTGGCGAGTCTCTCCTGAATGATGCTGTCACCGTG GTGCTGTACAAGGTCTTCAACTCTTTTGTGGAGCTGGGCCCAGCGCACATTCACGCCACCGACTACGTGAAGGGGGTAG CCTCCTTCTTCCTGGTGAGCCTGGGGGGCACAGCCGTGGGGCTGCTCTTCGCCTTCCTGCTGGCGCTGATCACGCGGTTCACCAAGCGCGTGCGCATCATCGAGCCTCTCTTCGTCTTCCTCCTGGCCTACGTCGCCTACCTCGCTGCCGAGATGGTCTCGCTCTCCGCCATCCTGGC aGTCACCTTCTGTGGGATCTGCTGCAAGAAGTACGTGGAAGCCAACATCTCCCAGAAATCCCGCACCACGGTCAAGTACACCATGAAGACACTGGCCAGCAGCTCAGAGACCATCATCTTCATGTTTCTGGGCATCTCAGCTGTGGACACCTCCAAGTGGACATGGGACACAGCACTGGTGCTGGGCACCCTCTTCTTTATTCTGCTCTTCAGAGCCGTGG gTGTTGTTCTCCAAACATACGTGCTCAACCGCTTCCGCCTCATCCCCCTGGACAGGATCGACCAGGTGGTCATGTCATATGGAGGCCTCCGTGGGGCCGTGGCCTTTGCCCTGGTCATCCTGCTGGACAGGGAAAAGGTGAAAGCCAAGGACTACTTTGTGGCAACGACCATCGTGGTGGTGTTCTTCACTGTCATTGTGCAG GGCCTCACCATCAAACCCCTGGTGACGTGGCTGAAGGTGAAGCGTAGTGACCACCACAAACCCACGCTGAACGAGGAGCTGCACGAGCAC GCCTTTGACCACATCTTGGCAGCGGTGGAGGACATCGTGGGGCACCACGGCTACCACTACTGGCGGGACAA GTGGGAGCAGTTTGACAAGAAGTACCTGAGCCAGCTCCTGATGCGGAAATCTGCCTACAGGCTGCGGGATGAGATCTGGGATGTTTACTACAAGCTGAACATCCGTGATGCTATCAGCTTTGTTGATCAG GGTGGCCACGTGCACTCGGCTGCCAAGCTGGCGCTGCCCTCCATGCCCAGCCGCACGTCCATGTCAGAGTCATCGGTCACAAACCTCCT GAGGGAGAGCGGGAGCGGCGCGTGCCTGGACCTGCAGGTGATCGACACGGTGCGGAGCCGCCGGGACAAGGAGGACGCTGCCATGCACCATGTGCTGCGAGGGAGCCTCTACAAGCCCCGCCGGCGG TACAAGGCCAGCTACAGCCGTCACTTCATCTCTCCAGATAAACAAGAGCGCCAAGATAAAGAAATCTTCCGGCAGAACATGAAGAGGCGTCTGGAGACCTTCAAGTCCACAAAGCACAATGTCTGCTCCTCCAAGagcaaggccaggctgaaggaaaaaggcaggaaaaag AAGAACATCTCTCTGACCAAAGAGACGCTCAATGGGAAGACTCACAGAAATGTCCCCTGGCAGGATGCAG ctcctgtcctgGTGATGGTCagctcagaggaggaggagagtgATAGCTCAGAGACGGAGAAGGAGGATGATGAGGGGATTGTGTTCGTTGCTCGAGCCACTGATGAGGTCCTTCAGGGAAAGACAACTCCTG GCAGCCTGGAtgtctgccccagcccctgcatCATCCCTCCATCGCCAACCTTAGCAGAGAAGGAGCTGCCATGGAAAGGAGACCAGGCTGATCTGGCTGTTTATGTCTCCTCGGAGACCACCAAAATCGTGCCAGTGGATATGCAGAAGGCGTGGAACCAAAGCATCTCCTCCCTGGAGAGCATCGCTTCCCCCCCAGGCATCGAGAGCGGACATCAGCACAGGAGATttgcctgccctgtgctggaggagcagccccAGTCTGCAAGCCAGGCGatgccagagcagagctcctgcttCCAGTTCCCCAGCCACGTCTCCAAGAGCGGCCGGTCCCAGAGCGACAGCAGCCCGGACGgtcctgagcagcaggagctgcagcctttgATGGCCacagaggagcagggcaggatgccaccctctgcagagcccaggtgGCTGATGTTCAACAGAGCAAGCCACCTCTGA
- the SLC9A5 gene encoding sodium/hydrogen exchanger 5 isoform X2, whose protein sequence is MQPPAASAGPAAPAGAELLRWQWREVQAPCLVAAWILVASLAKIVFHLSRKVTSVVPESCLLILLGLGLGGIVLAVAKKAEYQLEPNMFFLFLLPPIVLDSGYFMPSRLFFDNIGAILTYAVVGTLWNSFATGTALWGLHRAGLMDPGVEAGLMDFLLFGSLISAVDPVAVLAVFEEVHVNETLFIIVFGESLLNDAVTVVLYKVFNSFVELGPAHIHATDYVKGVASFFLVSLGGTAVGLLFAFLLALITRFTKRVRIIEPLFVFLLAYVAYLAAEMVSLSAILAVTFCGICCKKYVEANISQKSRTTVKYTMKTLASSSETIIFMFLGISAVDTSKWTWDTALVLGTLFFILLFRAVGVVLQTYVLNRFRLIPLDRIDQVVMSYGGLRGAVAFALVILLDREKVKAKDYFVATTIVVVFFTVIVQGLTIKPLVTWLKVKRSDHHKPTLNEELHEHAFDHILAAVEDIVGHHGYHYWRDKWEQFDKKYLSQLLMRKSAYRLRDEIWDVYYKLNIRDAISFVDQGGHVHSAAKLALPSMPSRTSMSESSVTNLLRESGSGACLDLQVIDTVRSRRDKEDAAMHHVLRGSLYKPRRRYKASYSRHFISPDKQERQDKEIFRQNMKRRLETFKSTKHNVCSSKSKARLKEKGRKKKNISLTKETLNGKTHRNVPWQDAAPVLVMVSSEEEESDSSETEKEDDEGIVFVARATDEVLQGKTTPGSKERLRAVRAPSHCPSICISRQPGCLPQPLHHPSIANLSREGAAMERRPG, encoded by the exons aTGCAGCCCCCGGCGGCctccgccggccccgccgccccggcgggagctgagctgctgcgGTGGCAGTGGCGGGAGGTGCAGGCGCCCTGCCTGGTGGCCGCCTGGATCCTGGTAGCCAGCCTGGCCAAGATCG TTTTCCACCTGTCAAGGAAGGTGACATCCGTTGTCCCGGAGAGCTGCCTTCtcatcctgctggggctgggcctGGGGGGCATCGTGTTGGCCGTGGCAAAGAAAGCCGAGTACCAGCTGGAGCCCAACatgttcttcctcttccttctgccCCCCATCGTCCTGGACTCGGGGTACTTCATGCCCAGCCGGCTGTTCTTCGACAACATCGGTGCCATCCTCACCTACGCCGTGGTGGGCACGCTCTGGAACTCCTTCGCCACCGGCACCGCGCTCTGGGGACTGCACCGGGCCGGGCTCATGG ATCCAGGTGTTGAAGCTGGGCTGATGGATTTCCTGCTCTTTGGCAGCCTGATTTCAGCTGTGGACCCTGTGGCAGTCCTGGCTGTCTTTGAAGAGGTCCATGTTAACGAGACCCTCTTCATCATTGTGTTTGGCGAGTCTCTCCTGAATGATGCTGTCACCGTG GTGCTGTACAAGGTCTTCAACTCTTTTGTGGAGCTGGGCCCAGCGCACATTCACGCCACCGACTACGTGAAGGGGGTAG CCTCCTTCTTCCTGGTGAGCCTGGGGGGCACAGCCGTGGGGCTGCTCTTCGCCTTCCTGCTGGCGCTGATCACGCGGTTCACCAAGCGCGTGCGCATCATCGAGCCTCTCTTCGTCTTCCTCCTGGCCTACGTCGCCTACCTCGCTGCCGAGATGGTCTCGCTCTCCGCCATCCTGGC aGTCACCTTCTGTGGGATCTGCTGCAAGAAGTACGTGGAAGCCAACATCTCCCAGAAATCCCGCACCACGGTCAAGTACACCATGAAGACACTGGCCAGCAGCTCAGAGACCATCATCTTCATGTTTCTGGGCATCTCAGCTGTGGACACCTCCAAGTGGACATGGGACACAGCACTGGTGCTGGGCACCCTCTTCTTTATTCTGCTCTTCAGAGCCGTGG gTGTTGTTCTCCAAACATACGTGCTCAACCGCTTCCGCCTCATCCCCCTGGACAGGATCGACCAGGTGGTCATGTCATATGGAGGCCTCCGTGGGGCCGTGGCCTTTGCCCTGGTCATCCTGCTGGACAGGGAAAAGGTGAAAGCCAAGGACTACTTTGTGGCAACGACCATCGTGGTGGTGTTCTTCACTGTCATTGTGCAG GGCCTCACCATCAAACCCCTGGTGACGTGGCTGAAGGTGAAGCGTAGTGACCACCACAAACCCACGCTGAACGAGGAGCTGCACGAGCAC GCCTTTGACCACATCTTGGCAGCGGTGGAGGACATCGTGGGGCACCACGGCTACCACTACTGGCGGGACAA GTGGGAGCAGTTTGACAAGAAGTACCTGAGCCAGCTCCTGATGCGGAAATCTGCCTACAGGCTGCGGGATGAGATCTGGGATGTTTACTACAAGCTGAACATCCGTGATGCTATCAGCTTTGTTGATCAG GGTGGCCACGTGCACTCGGCTGCCAAGCTGGCGCTGCCCTCCATGCCCAGCCGCACGTCCATGTCAGAGTCATCGGTCACAAACCTCCT GAGGGAGAGCGGGAGCGGCGCGTGCCTGGACCTGCAGGTGATCGACACGGTGCGGAGCCGCCGGGACAAGGAGGACGCTGCCATGCACCATGTGCTGCGAGGGAGCCTCTACAAGCCCCGCCGGCGG TACAAGGCCAGCTACAGCCGTCACTTCATCTCTCCAGATAAACAAGAGCGCCAAGATAAAGAAATCTTCCGGCAGAACATGAAGAGGCGTCTGGAGACCTTCAAGTCCACAAAGCACAATGTCTGCTCCTCCAAGagcaaggccaggctgaaggaaaaaggcaggaaaaag AAGAACATCTCTCTGACCAAAGAGACGCTCAATGGGAAGACTCACAGAAATGTCCCCTGGCAGGATGCAG ctcctgtcctgGTGATGGTCagctcagaggaggaggagagtgATAGCTCAGAGACGGAGAAGGAGGATGATGAGGGGATTGTGTTCGTTGCTCGAGCCACTGATGAGGTCCTTCAGGGAAAGACAACTCCTG GGTCCAAGGAGAGACTGAGAGCTGTGCGAGCTCCCTCTCACTGTCCCTCCATCTGCATCTCCAGGCAGCCTGGAtgtctgccccagcccctgcatCATCCCTCCATCGCCAACCTTAGCAGAGAAGGAGCTGCCATGGAAAGGAGACCAGGCTGA
- the SLC9A5 gene encoding sodium/hydrogen exchanger 5 isoform X3, giving the protein MVSLSAILAVTFCGICCKKYVEANISQKSRTTVKYTMKTLASSSETIIFMFLGISAVDTSKWTWDTALVLGTLFFILLFRAVGVVLQTYVLNRFRLIPLDRIDQVVMSYGGLRGAVAFALVILLDREKVKAKDYFVATTIVVVFFTVIVQGLTIKPLVTWLKVKRSDHHKPTLNEELHEHAFDHILAAVEDIVGHHGYHYWRDKWEQFDKKYLSQLLMRKSAYRLRDEIWDVYYKLNIRDAISFVDQGGHVHSAAKLALPSMPSRTSMSESSVTNLLRESGSGACLDLQVIDTVRSRRDKEDAAMHHVLRGSLYKPRRRYKASYSRHFISPDKQERQDKEIFRQNMKRRLETFKSTKHNVCSSKSKARLKEKGRKKKNISLTKETLNGKTHRNVPWQDAAPVLVMVSSEEEESDSSETEKEDDEGIVFVARATDEVLQGKTTPGSLDVCPSPCIIPPSPTLAEKELPWKGDQADLAVYVSSETTKIVPVDMQKAWNQSISSLESIASPPGIESGHQHRRFACPVLEEQPQSASQAMPEQSSCFQFPSHVSKSGRSQSDSSPDGPEQQELQPLMATEEQGRMPPSAEPRWLMFNRASHL; this is encoded by the exons ATGGTCTCGCTCTCCGCCATCCTGGC aGTCACCTTCTGTGGGATCTGCTGCAAGAAGTACGTGGAAGCCAACATCTCCCAGAAATCCCGCACCACGGTCAAGTACACCATGAAGACACTGGCCAGCAGCTCAGAGACCATCATCTTCATGTTTCTGGGCATCTCAGCTGTGGACACCTCCAAGTGGACATGGGACACAGCACTGGTGCTGGGCACCCTCTTCTTTATTCTGCTCTTCAGAGCCGTGG gTGTTGTTCTCCAAACATACGTGCTCAACCGCTTCCGCCTCATCCCCCTGGACAGGATCGACCAGGTGGTCATGTCATATGGAGGCCTCCGTGGGGCCGTGGCCTTTGCCCTGGTCATCCTGCTGGACAGGGAAAAGGTGAAAGCCAAGGACTACTTTGTGGCAACGACCATCGTGGTGGTGTTCTTCACTGTCATTGTGCAG GGCCTCACCATCAAACCCCTGGTGACGTGGCTGAAGGTGAAGCGTAGTGACCACCACAAACCCACGCTGAACGAGGAGCTGCACGAGCAC GCCTTTGACCACATCTTGGCAGCGGTGGAGGACATCGTGGGGCACCACGGCTACCACTACTGGCGGGACAA GTGGGAGCAGTTTGACAAGAAGTACCTGAGCCAGCTCCTGATGCGGAAATCTGCCTACAGGCTGCGGGATGAGATCTGGGATGTTTACTACAAGCTGAACATCCGTGATGCTATCAGCTTTGTTGATCAG GGTGGCCACGTGCACTCGGCTGCCAAGCTGGCGCTGCCCTCCATGCCCAGCCGCACGTCCATGTCAGAGTCATCGGTCACAAACCTCCT GAGGGAGAGCGGGAGCGGCGCGTGCCTGGACCTGCAGGTGATCGACACGGTGCGGAGCCGCCGGGACAAGGAGGACGCTGCCATGCACCATGTGCTGCGAGGGAGCCTCTACAAGCCCCGCCGGCGG TACAAGGCCAGCTACAGCCGTCACTTCATCTCTCCAGATAAACAAGAGCGCCAAGATAAAGAAATCTTCCGGCAGAACATGAAGAGGCGTCTGGAGACCTTCAAGTCCACAAAGCACAATGTCTGCTCCTCCAAGagcaaggccaggctgaaggaaaaaggcaggaaaaag AAGAACATCTCTCTGACCAAAGAGACGCTCAATGGGAAGACTCACAGAAATGTCCCCTGGCAGGATGCAG ctcctgtcctgGTGATGGTCagctcagaggaggaggagagtgATAGCTCAGAGACGGAGAAGGAGGATGATGAGGGGATTGTGTTCGTTGCTCGAGCCACTGATGAGGTCCTTCAGGGAAAGACAACTCCTG GCAGCCTGGAtgtctgccccagcccctgcatCATCCCTCCATCGCCAACCTTAGCAGAGAAGGAGCTGCCATGGAAAGGAGACCAGGCTGATCTGGCTGTTTATGTCTCCTCGGAGACCACCAAAATCGTGCCAGTGGATATGCAGAAGGCGTGGAACCAAAGCATCTCCTCCCTGGAGAGCATCGCTTCCCCCCCAGGCATCGAGAGCGGACATCAGCACAGGAGATttgcctgccctgtgctggaggagcagccccAGTCTGCAAGCCAGGCGatgccagagcagagctcctgcttCCAGTTCCCCAGCCACGTCTCCAAGAGCGGCCGGTCCCAGAGCGACAGCAGCCCGGACGgtcctgagcagcaggagctgcagcctttgATGGCCacagaggagcagggcaggatgccaccctctgcagagcccaggtgGCTGATGTTCAACAGAGCAAGCCACCTCTGA